One Mangifera indica cultivar Alphonso chromosome 4, CATAS_Mindica_2.1, whole genome shotgun sequence genomic region harbors:
- the LOC123214044 gene encoding trihelix transcription factor GT-1-like isoform X2 translates to MYLSEKPRPIDFYKDEGAGATARDMIIEVTSNGDLPPQQMILGDSSGGEDHEVKAPKKRAETWVQDETRILIAFRREMDSLFNTSKSNKHLWEQISAKMREKGFDRSPTMCTDKWRNLLKEFKKAKQQERGSGSAKMSYYKEIDEILKERSKNAQYKTSNVSSNSANKVETYMQFSDKGFDDATISFGPVEASGRPTLNLERRLDHEGHPLAITTADAVTATGVPPWNWRDTPPGNGGDAQSYVGRVISVKCGDYTRRIGIDGNADAIKEAIRSAFGIRTKRAFWLEDEDQIVRCIDRDMPLGNYTLHLDEGLSIKVCLYDESDHMPVHTEDKTFYTEEDYRVFLARRGWTCLREFDGYRNIDNMDDLRPGSIYRGAT, encoded by the exons ATGTACTTGTCCGAGAAGCCTCGCCCCATTGATTTTTACAAAGATGAAGGCGCGGGCGCCACCGCCCGTGATATGATCATCGAGGTCACTTCCAATGGCGACTTGCCTCCTCAGCAAATGATTCTCGGTGATAGTAGCGGCGGTGAGGACCATGAAGTTAAAGCTCCTAAGAAACGAGCCGAGACTTGGGTTCAAGACGAAACCCGGATCCTTATTGCGTTTCGGAGAGAAATGGACAGTCTTTTTAACACATCCAAGTCTAATAAGCACTTGTGGGAACAAATTTCCGCTAAGATGAGAGAGAAGGGTTTTGACAGGTCCCCAACCATGTGTACCGATAAGTGGAGGAATCTTTTGAAGGAGTTTAAGAAGGCAAAGCAACAAGAACGAGGTAGTGGCTCGGCCAAGATGTCTTATTATAAGGAGATTGATGAGATTTTGAAGGAGAGAAGCAAGAATGCACAGTACAAGACCTCTAATGTCTCTAGTAATTCTGCTAATAAGGTTGAAACTTATATGCAGTTCTCCGATAAAG GTTTCGATGATGCAACTATATCGTTTGGTCCTGTGGAAG CTAGTGGCAGGCCAACACTCAATCTTGAAAGACGCCTAGATCATGAGGGACATCCTCTTGCTATTACCACAGCGGATGCTGTTACTGCCACTGGAGTTCCTCCTTGGAATTGGAGGGACACCCCACCTGGAAATG GTGGGGATGCTCAGTCATATGTGGGAAGGGTTATATCAGTAAAATGTGGGGATTACACAAGAAGGATTGGTATTGATGGTAATGCAGATGCCATCAAGGAGGCAATCAGGTCTGCTTTCGGGATAAGAACTAAACGTGCCTTTTGGTTGGAGGATGAAGATCAGATAGTTCGGTGTATCGACAGGGACATGCCGCTGGGGAATTACACTCTTCACCTTGATGAAG GTTTGTCAATTAAAGTGTGCCTCTATGATGAGTCGGATCACATGCCAGTGCATACTGAAGACAAGACTTTTTACACTGAAGAGGACTACCGTGTTTTTCTGGCTCGTCGTGGCTGGACATGTCTCAGGGAGTTTGATGGATACAGAAACATTGATAACATGGATGATCTTCGACCTGGTTCAATATACAGAGGTGCAACTTGA
- the LOC123214044 gene encoding trihelix transcription factor GT-1-like isoform X1 → MYLSEKPRPIDFYKDEGAGATARDMIIEVTSNGDLPPQQMILGDSSGGEDHEVKAPKKRAETWVQDETRILIAFRREMDSLFNTSKSNKHLWEQISAKMREKGFDRSPTMCTDKWRNLLKEFKKAKQQERGSGSAKMSYYKEIDEILKERSKNAQYKTSNVSSNSANKVETYMQFSDKGFDDATISFGPVEVFWCAASGRPTLNLERRLDHEGHPLAITTADAVTATGVPPWNWRDTPPGNGGDAQSYVGRVISVKCGDYTRRIGIDGNADAIKEAIRSAFGIRTKRAFWLEDEDQIVRCIDRDMPLGNYTLHLDEGLSIKVCLYDESDHMPVHTEDKTFYTEEDYRVFLARRGWTCLREFDGYRNIDNMDDLRPGSIYRGAT, encoded by the exons ATGTACTTGTCCGAGAAGCCTCGCCCCATTGATTTTTACAAAGATGAAGGCGCGGGCGCCACCGCCCGTGATATGATCATCGAGGTCACTTCCAATGGCGACTTGCCTCCTCAGCAAATGATTCTCGGTGATAGTAGCGGCGGTGAGGACCATGAAGTTAAAGCTCCTAAGAAACGAGCCGAGACTTGGGTTCAAGACGAAACCCGGATCCTTATTGCGTTTCGGAGAGAAATGGACAGTCTTTTTAACACATCCAAGTCTAATAAGCACTTGTGGGAACAAATTTCCGCTAAGATGAGAGAGAAGGGTTTTGACAGGTCCCCAACCATGTGTACCGATAAGTGGAGGAATCTTTTGAAGGAGTTTAAGAAGGCAAAGCAACAAGAACGAGGTAGTGGCTCGGCCAAGATGTCTTATTATAAGGAGATTGATGAGATTTTGAAGGAGAGAAGCAAGAATGCACAGTACAAGACCTCTAATGTCTCTAGTAATTCTGCTAATAAGGTTGAAACTTATATGCAGTTCTCCGATAAAG GTTTCGATGATGCAACTATATCGTTTGGTCCTGTGGAAG TTTTTTGGTGTGCAGCTAGTGGCAGGCCAACACTCAATCTTGAAAGACGCCTAGATCATGAGGGACATCCTCTTGCTATTACCACAGCGGATGCTGTTACTGCCACTGGAGTTCCTCCTTGGAATTGGAGGGACACCCCACCTGGAAATG GTGGGGATGCTCAGTCATATGTGGGAAGGGTTATATCAGTAAAATGTGGGGATTACACAAGAAGGATTGGTATTGATGGTAATGCAGATGCCATCAAGGAGGCAATCAGGTCTGCTTTCGGGATAAGAACTAAACGTGCCTTTTGGTTGGAGGATGAAGATCAGATAGTTCGGTGTATCGACAGGGACATGCCGCTGGGGAATTACACTCTTCACCTTGATGAAG GTTTGTCAATTAAAGTGTGCCTCTATGATGAGTCGGATCACATGCCAGTGCATACTGAAGACAAGACTTTTTACACTGAAGAGGACTACCGTGTTTTTCTGGCTCGTCGTGGCTGGACATGTCTCAGGGAGTTTGATGGATACAGAAACATTGATAACATGGATGATCTTCGACCTGGTTCAATATACAGAGGTGCAACTTGA